accgaaaagataaaataaatgtataactataaaaaagacaaaaataaaagaaaaatcatataaaaaccaaagaaaattaGTCAATCGCACAAAAGAGAGGCGACcacaattttattaatatttaatacttataattttataactttaGATCGGGTGATTAAACTTTATATTAATGTCTTGAgttcaaatttaaaagttaattaatatctataaaaatcTAATCATGAATGtatcaaataaatttgaagtGTGGATGATTTGgaagcaaataaaatatataatgtttACCCTGTGGATGATTTGCATGCACCGCTGAAAAAGTGAGGAGTAAAGGCATATAGGCTAAGTTCGTCTCTGATCATACTTGATacctgaaaagaaaataagtaaatgtgggaattgttttttaagtatcaTATGACTTGGTTTCCACTATTTCAATTGTAGGGTTTAATCactatttcaatttaaaaaattcaaactcaaaactttatttaataattatttaataagaaCAAACGCTCAACCACTTGAACCAACTATTATtgataaacaattaatttagtgtgtatttaatttaatggttaTCTGTAATTGTAATGATGGTTGTAGCAATATACGTAGAGCTTGTTAATCTTTGtaattatatcataatttttttaaatgaatatttttttaatttttttttatgtttttgaatatttttgatatgttaatataaaaaaataaaaaaaattatttttaaaattatttttatataaaaaaaaactttaaaaataatagttaaaaaaacacttcCTTAGTGGTGGCTGTGATTATAGCTGCAGTTGCATGTTATTAAGccttaataaaaatgttttgttaacGTATACGGCCAAAAGGTGAGTTTTatctataataattaaaatgcttgtactatatatattagaaaatcatttttttatacattttatataaattttttaataaaataatacacacatattgtataatatatatataagccaaAGTTAGAAGGAAAAGCTGGTTGGAGCTTTCGAGAAAAAATTACATGGaacgttttaaaatattataaatatttacatatcattgatttaataaataaggttttgaatatgttttttttttcatatttaatagcACAAGCATAATTACagaacaaaatatttaattatagtCCTgctattaaatttgaaatgagATTCGCAGAATTTAATTATAATCGTGTTATTAAACACGAAAAGattcatattataaatatgattcactaatttaaatattttctttcatattagaGGCCAGTAGGACCTCTCCATCGTGGGTTGCTTAGTCGAAATCATGACATTTTTTgcattaatgaatattttatttattgacataTAATAATGATGACATGAAAGGTCAGTTACGAGGAGAAGtttaatgattatattaattactttctagatttacttaaaaaaaatagatataattagataaaaaattatatataaaaatatttttattatttttaattatagttcacgagtatcattatttttatgtttttttaagatgaattcaaaaaataattaataaaatactactAATTATTAGTTACTCTCGAGCActtaaacaacaaattaaacagATCatacaattaataattaagatgAGTTTAAGCTCCATATTcttctataaattttattaagggAGTGTCCACTTTTTGTCACGGCATCGATGCAAAGTAAATCatgttactttgtttttttttttttttatgatattcaaattttatttattatttatcaaataaaaactttaatgttATGTTCGGACTAATTTTGGATTGGATTTAAAATCCATATTCTATTAATCACTCGTCAAgacaacaattaaaataataattattcattTTGAAATACCTATTAAATTCAGATTAAATTGTGTTATTCCTAGTTCTACTCCTActatctttaatttcttctatttCAAAACCTAACCGCTGAAAATTAACTcttgaaaatcaagaaatattagCAAAAGAATAATCTGAGAAAAGGGAAAAACCATTTTGTCAATCAAGCATTCAAGATGTGGAAGAAAGATCGATTGTTTGTTCAACAGAGTTCTAATGAAGTTGAACACAAAAAAGACTAATGGAGAATGGATCTAGAAGGCTACTTTCTACTTTCTATTGAcgtgacaatatatatatatataatgatataatGGTTAGCCCTTAAGCATCATGGAAATTAATGGAAAGTTTGGTAAAAAACTAGCCAATCATATCTTTacttggtaaaaaataattatcattgtGAGAATGCACAAGAACATCACCCGTCTCCTTAATTTatcaaaagttttgatttttttaatcaggttttgaatttattttctataaattattagtttaagtcttaaaaaattcaaaatcactaaaaacttatataatcgttaactttaggattcgtgaaattaattaaggtaTATATAAGTTTGCCCGAACAccgatattaataaaaaaagaagttctaattttttatctttaccataaaaatttattttttagaattacactagaaaaaatatatttattaaatatatttttttaaaaaatgtgagGTGTGTATACGTATAAACATGAAGGAAAATGTATATCAATATTCTATAATTGGTATAGCTACagattttgaaacttttttaacAAGAGAAAACTATGATCAACCATCTTTTCAGGTACATTCATAGCGCTCGGCAACACTTGATCAACACTAAGTTAACTCAAAACCTCCAAGCTCCGACTCCATATATCACTGTAACCTCACCCACACACCAGAACTAGGTATACCAGAATGCACAACATACAGCAAATAGTAACCTGGTGGAGCAATCTCAGCTGATGATGGTCCAACAACACTCAAGGTATATGATGATGATGTCTCATTGtcaataatttcatcaatcCTCAGCACCACCATCCTTTGATTCATTGAATATGAGTGTGTTGTAAAGGATGGTGCGACTATTCTTACTGATAACACACTTCCTGCTATGTACTCTCCCACTGAGAAACTTAACAAAAATCTCTGCCCTGGGCTTACAGTATCGTCTACAGACAAGATCACAGGTCTTATTGATGCGTACTGGGTTGATAAATATGGTGGTGAAAAGGTTTCCAGGCTTAAGTCTGTTGGGTAGAATACATCACTGAAGTTATAGTAAATGTGAGGGTTACCACCGCCAACTAAAACTCGACCATCAGTTAGTAGGATTGCTGCTGAATGATACATTCTTGGACGTGGTGATGGTTCCATGACTGAGAAACGTTGGTCGGAAGGGTTGGATGGATGGTACATGACTGGTCTGGTTGCTGCCTGACGCCCAAGTTCCCAACCTGCAGTGCCTGATTGACCACCATTGATTATAATGACATCTCCGGTGGGAAGAAGCAGCATATCGCCCATTACTCGGGGAATCGGCATGGTATCCATGACCCAACTAGCGTTTTGATCGGTGATCCTGAGCCGTCCACATGTGGAAATCGCACGTACATAGGTTCCCCGTAAGGCTTGTTGGTATGCACCTCTTGGTGCCCCTCCACAAACCAGAACTTCAGGGTCAATGCTGTGTTCATTTTCATCCAAGGGGAGCAGAACTGATGATCCGGTACTAGGATAATTGCGAGGATCACCTCCTGGGATGCGAGGAAACTCTCTAACCACACGATTTTGATTGTAATCAAACAATATCGATCGTGTATTAGCGAAGATGAACAAATTCCCATCTGGTAAGAGGTGGACGTACGGGTACAGATTGTTTTCAACATTACCCTCCCTTGTTTCTATTAGAAGACGGAGCTGAAAAGTTTGGCGACGAGGAGAAGGACGAGGGAAGAACTCGTAGCTGAACTCCCTTCGACCGCCAATAATGATAATTCGTCCATCAGGCAATATTTGATTAGTTGCATACCATCTTCTTCTTGATAGATAGTTTGGATACTCAACCCAATCACAAATGTCATCTGGGCATGAAGTATACATGCGTGTTACATTGTCGCCATCATGGAAACCCCCAGTTTGAACTAGGGTCCCGTTAGGTAAAACTGCCCCAGAAGAGCACCAAGTGTCTGTTTGGACCATTAGAGGACGGTAGGTGTCAGTGATAATATCGTAAAGGATGGAGTGTGCAGTGCAATCTATTTTAAGGGCTTCGTCGCTGGGATCAATACGGCAGCGACCACCAGGGAGGGAGATGTTAGAGGGGCCAAAATCTGTGCGGTCAAAAATGACAACTTTGTTATCATGCATAAGTTGCATGTGCATAGCTGATATGCCTACATTTGCATGCAAAAGACGCCATCTTCCCTGGCTGCCATCAGATGAAGGTATGGTCTGGGTCATTACTGAAGGGAAAAAGATAAAGAATGTGGGTGCAAGCAAGAGGAATTTGACCATGTTAACAGACATTGAGCTTGGAGTGGCCCCCGTTGACATTACTGTGAGAGCAAGACAGGTAGGTGCAGTGAACTTGATAAAACGAACCTTAATTATATGCTAGTTGATTTTGTACTAAGAACAGGAAACTCAGGAAAATAATCTTGGGACGGCCTCAAGAGCCGCACGAAGTAAAAGGGTGTGTTTCTTGAATGGTATGGCCAAGAAATATGCTATTTCACATACCAAATTTGTCTATGTACAGTCTATGTACCAATACAAATCGGCCTCATTTTCTACGCAAGTTGAGAAAATGCAGGACAGTGTAAGGCATCCCCAGTTTTTGGCAGTGCTCCTGTCTAGGGTCTAAATGCATTTTGTTGATTAATTCCtatttattcttataattaCTGATACTAGCTGTTATATGACCGTTACTAGCTGCTGTTATGAGgttattaaaagatttaattgtagtttaaaatttgatttgtcCATCAGGGACTAAACGAATaacctatttttattatacagtAAAAAAGACTGGCATCTGAACATTTGTTTGGTTGATTACAATTTGCTTTCCAGTATAATTTGAAGGATGAGCAAGGGAGACGATTGAAGAGTTTCAGAAAATGACTGCAAATGCTTCTGTGTTTATATCAAGAATGCATGAACCGACAAATGCTCCTATGAATATGTAGATGGATACACAAACCCAGAATACTTCAAAAACATATATCACTGCATTGTTTATCAAACGGATCGCCTCCAAAGTTAAGCTGGGAAGATTTCTATCAAATTATAGAATGtttttaggaaaaaagaaaagaaaaggctcaTATATGCTCTCGAaataggaaagaaagaaaaacacctGGAAAGGGAAGCTAAGAGAGTTGCTCTTTCAAGATGATGGATAAAAGGTTAGGGCAAATAAGAGTTAGGAGTCAACATGTTCCATTTGAAACAGATATTATCTGGTGTAGCAAAAATGATTGACATGAAACATTTGGAACTTCATACTGGACTGTGTTTTGGGCTGGTGATTAATCTTCGTTCCTGTAAAACAAGTTCGTAAATGTAAAAAGAGTGTGTGAAGAAAAATTGTGTAGAATGTCTGTGTAtggagtcattttttttttttgggccaCTGGAGCTTGCTTATTTTCTCCTAGCTATTAGATCTTTATACAAATTTTTGTTGACTTAAGcaaaatgtatatatattttgggagAGATGTGCACACTTTTGGAAAATAATGGAGGGGACTAGAATCTTAATAACCTAGCTGTAAACggctaggatttttttttttttttaccataaattataattaaattaacacaaCTATCATGTCTACTTCCGATTCTTCTTTCCACCCAATTCTATCAGTAATCAAATGAAGAGAGGATCACTGCTTTTCTCTTCTTGGGATAATCCTCTCCAAATACCAGTCGTGATTAGCATATGCTCTGGGTATCAAATTAGAGcatgcaaagagaaaaaaactaaacccaACCCAATACCAAGTCATCACTGTCCATCCAAGCCACTCCATCTCTCCGAAGTAGTTAGGAGGTAGGACAGCTTACCAACTCAAACCAGCCTCCCTTTGGCACCTTATATCCACCACCACCTCTCTCCAAACCCACAAAACGCTATTAGCCTACGTATTGCTCCTCAtgccaagcaaaaaaaaatcaccaacgcACCAAAACAAACCTCCATCACTATTTTACGGATCCTCCAAAGGCCTATCACATGTGGAGTCATGATAAAGCAAGCTCGACATGGAATTCAATCAGAGAACTCAACCACAAAATCCAAAGCCTCGCATTGAATGGTGTTTGATGGAACTCAACCAACATATTATAGCATCACAATactatgaagaaaaacaaatggttCATCGTATTCTAGCAAGCCACAACTTGGTCCAACCAGGCAGGACCCgtgataattaataattagaacACCAAAATTGCCAACAGAAACATCCACTGTATTGAAGAGAAAGCAGGGGGACGAGAAACCAAAAAGGTAAACTACACAACAATTTAGCCTAATTCCTTTTACCCTTGTTTCGCCTAGATGAAACAACTGTCCATCCATCTTCTGATTGAGCTTCCTTGGCCCCTGGCTCATTGACTGGCTTGTTTACTAGATTTGTCTTTAATTGGAATTCTGGTGTATCCACCATCATGTTTGATCCATCATCACCCATTTTATCATCACTGTCGCTGTCCTCagaatcatcatcatcctccACAGCCTAGGGAACAATAGGAAAGaacaattagaagaaaaaaaaattcaagctaatggagatcattttaattttgttcttgcaTGTAGTTGGTGACACATTTCTCAATATTCAATTTCCTTGATGATCTCTTTCTTAGCAAACACCAGGATAAGGCAGGATTTTTATGGACTCTTAGGTGCTATAGAGCAAACCAAATAAACAAGCAGCACTACTGTACAACCAGAGTGAATTTCCAATATGATCAACTAGAAGCTGGACTCCACAGTACTCTCCTTGACAGTACCAGTATGGATCGCAGGACAACTAGGGCATTGGAAAACAAGTACCAAATGGCTAACATTCCAAAATTGAAATCCATAAGCTTGTGTGATATTTCCCAAAGCAGACAGGACACACTATCTTCATTAAGAACATAAACCAAGCAGATGGAgaataaaaaccataattacCTGTTTGACATGTTGATGAGCTCCCATTCTAGGACCTTCATCCCTCAACTTTTGAATAGAACTATAATTGCCTTCTAAACATTCTTCAtgcataatcattaatttttcagctacctgaaaaaaataacaaattgaatCCTTTTTCATTTAAGCAACAGAAGGCAAAGAAATTCGTTGCCTCTGTCTTCAAGGCTAAAGCTTCATTAAATTATTACCAGAACAAATCCCAttgcaaaatcaattaaacGACATTCACCAATATCAAAGGAAGTTGGACCTAGAGGGGTGAGTTTTTGAAGCTCAAGTTCTTAATCTTGAAACATTTTACTAGCCATAGCAATACATGTACTGAAAAAAAATGGACTGCAGCACTGCAAAGAATAAGGGAGTACCTCTTCAACGCTACCATCCTCAATCATGGTATTGAGAGAAAGCATAGCTTCATCCATGATACTCTCCAAATCATCAATATAAAGCGGCTCTGAGCAAcaggttttaaaaaagtaacaTCAGAATTCAGAAATAGCAGTAATCAATTACCAACCATACCAGCAGTTCATATGCTgcagtataaataaataaataaataaataaataaaaacgttataatcttttatttcaCTTAAAGTAAcaaacttttgacaattttgtcCAAACTTCTCagtcaaatatcaaaaaatgaaacaaaattacaaattttgaCGATCAAGATCACCTTTTTCACGAATatgttcaaaattttaaaagaaaaaattagggTGCCATAAAACAATCAGCCAATCAGAAAATGGCTACAAAAGAGAAATCTGATAACAACAacctgcaaaaaaaaactaaaccccAAGACAATCAGACTAACATAACAGTCCTAAGAAGAAAAGACATCTAGCAAAAACTCCACTATGAGAATCAAGAAAAAGCACTGGATCCTGACATGAAACCACAAAAGCTCACAAAACTTGCTAATACTCAAGATTCCACCAAAATGCAAACACTGGATGTATGGAGAAACAAACAGCGGGGCAGGAGAAGCAGAACCCAAATGCCAAAGCCAAGACAATCGAATCATTGTTCCTcatcactactaaaaaataaccCTCCTTTCCAATATCAGGGTTTCCTTGTCACTCCTTGAAAATCActagattttgaaaatcaaagtgTAATTTTCACTAACTGAAAACCCCTAATTCAGTTCAAACACACaatcaaaatggaaaaaaaaaatcaagactttTTGAGCTGAGTCGGGACAGAGTTAACTACCTTTAGACTGAGTGAACCAAGAGAAGATATCAGAGGCTAGTTGCTCAGCTAATAGGTGAGACCCACGGCCACCCCATTCGTTTTCAACGGCGAGTTGCAAAGCTGACCATTTAGAGAGAATTAACCGAATCCCTTCTCTGAATTGAGAAATAGAATCTGCTGTTAGTTGTTTGACAGACCCAATTTGGGAAAATCCTCCATttatgctgctgctgctgctctccATAGTAGAATGTTGTTTGCCGGTAAGAccctaatttcttttaaaggtTTCGATTAGGAAAGAAAGGGTGGGTTTGGTTTTGAGGATACTTTTGTTCCGGCCGCGGACAACAAAAGCACgtcttttcttctattttttattttcttcatttcttctttcttctttcttctttcttattttttatattaaatttctatGCATGTTATGATAAACATTAACATCAAAAAACTAATACCGAAAATAAATGATGGACTTTAGTATAACGATGCATGGAGATTTTTTATCCACTTTCTGTCAGCacatattaactatttttttaataatatttaatatttattaaataactaaattatctctaatcaacttaattataataaaaaaataaaaaatcctcaGATGTCAGGTAAAActttttaattcaagaataattaaatcattttaatgtgttttgaaaaagtaaaaatactaaaaaaacccttatacattaattaaaaaaaataatatgcccCAGTTAATC
This window of the Populus trichocarpa isolate Nisqually-1 chromosome 13, P.trichocarpa_v4.1, whole genome shotgun sequence genome carries:
- the LOC18110971 gene encoding aldehyde oxidase GLOX, giving the protein MSTGATPSSMSVNMVKFLLLAPTFFIFFPSVMTQTIPSSDGSQGRWRLLHANVGISAMHMQLMHDNKVVIFDRTDFGPSNISLPGGRCRIDPSDEALKIDCTAHSILYDIITDTYRPLMVQTDTWCSSGAVLPNGTLVQTGGFHDGDNVTRMYTSCPDDICDWVEYPNYLSRRRWYATNQILPDGRIIIIGGRREFSYEFFPRPSPRRQTFQLRLLIETREGNVENNLYPYVHLLPDGNLFIFANTRSILFDYNQNRVVREFPRIPGGDPRNYPSTGSSVLLPLDENEHSIDPEVLVCGGAPRGAYQQALRGTYVRAISTCGRLRITDQNASWVMDTMPIPRVMGDMLLLPTGDVIIINGGQSGTAGWELGRQAATRPVMYHPSNPSDQRFSVMEPSPRPRMYHSAAILLTDGRVLVGGGNPHIYYNFSDVFYPTDLSLETFSPPYLSTQYASIRPVILSVDDTVSPGQRFLLSFSVGEYIAGSVLSVRIVAPSFTTHSYSMNQRMVVLRIDEIIDNETSSSYTLSVVGPSSAEIAPPGYYLLYVVHSGIPSSGVWVRLQ
- the LOC18110972 gene encoding uncharacterized protein LOC18110972, whose translation is MESSSSSINGGFSQIGSVKQLTADSISQFREGIRLILSKWSALQLAVENEWGGRGSHLLAEQLASDIFSWFTQSKEPLYIDDLESIMDEAMLSLNTMIEDGSVEEVAEKLMIMHEECLEGNYSSIQKLRDEGPRMGAHQHVKQAVEDDDDSEDSDSDDKMGDDGSNMMVDTPEFQLKTNLVNKPVNEPGAKEAQSEDGWTVVSSRRNKGKRN